In the Salvia miltiorrhiza cultivar Shanhuang (shh) chromosome 8, IMPLAD_Smil_shh, whole genome shotgun sequence genome, gttatatctatatatattttttcatggTGCAACtattaaagaagaaaaatgacgAAGACAAGAAAGAAACATGGTTGAATCATGAAGCATGTGTTGATAAAGAAAAGAATGAAGATTCACATCTTCTCCATCTTCAATCTCCGAGCAATCTTATTAGACAAACAATATGGAGTTGATTGAATGGTGATCATTGGATTAACACCAACAGCTCCCGGCAGCACACTCGCATCACACACAAACAGCCCCTTTGCCTCCCAACTCTCCGCATTCTCATCAACTGCTCCTTCCTCTTCATCCACCCCCATTCTGCAGCTCCCCATCTGATGCGCGGAGCAATACGTCGTCCACGCCCTCGACATCGCCCTCGGCCCCTCCCCCGCCACCACGGTGTCGAGAAACTCCTCCACGGCGGCCCATACCACCGCAGACGACCCGTGGCGGCCCATAACGCCTCGGGTGGATCAGAGCATggggttggctctgataccataaGTAGAACTCATTCTTCAACCTATTCTTCAAAGCTTCAATTAGCATGTTGGGCTTATGTGGAAATTGAGTTGAGATGGGCCTTATGATTCAAGCCCattaaaatttttatgtattgatCCACCCACGATGAGATTAAATATTAAAGGAAGTAGTGGGTCTTTTTAGGCCGCATCTTTTCGAGAAATAATATTAGTTAAAAATGTTAATCTAGTGGgtccaaataaaattttactggtttttatttcattcaCTAAACTGACGCCGTAACTGcaaataattataatagtgtaaacaactaatttttttttcctcttacATTACTAATAGTGCATGTGTACTTctaaaaattaataacaaaataaacacaaaaGCTTTAAAACGTAAAGGcataattgaaatttaattttataaaaaataaattcatgaaaTAATCTAATACAAGTATGAATTAGTTGTATTCGTAATTTTTTAATAGAAGATACAAATGTTTAAATACGGTGTAATGGTGGACTTCAATCTGAGATATTTGACATCAAACATTAATCGTTCTGTTACTAAGCCAATACACACGCACAAAATAATTGGattttaatgatattattaagCTTGGATTGATCTCTCAAATATTACTCCATCGAGACGTTTACTTTGACGGATTAGCTTTGAtcgataaaaatagtaaaactaATCTCTTGTTTAATATGGTAGATTGAAATTTTGGGATATTCCGATGCTCTTGATTAATTATTTCCATCGTTTAAGGtggcgtttactttgaaggattagtcttgatagataaaaatagtaacgTTAATCCCTTGTTTGCTTTgatggattggaactttggAATATCCCAATACACTTGATTATTCTTATCACTAAagctaattttacttgattcttcTCCTATTGGAAAGGTGGGATTCGGAGCAATGTTattcttgaggataaaaatactcaagcaTGTATttaatcaatcatgcaaagtaaacaacACCTAAGTTAATTTTGCTTTATTCTTATCTATTGAATGGATGGAATTGGAAAAATTCTActcttaaattaaaaaaaaataaaaaaaaaatacccagacatgcatcttatcaattatGCAAAGTAAATTCCAATATATCGATTTAACTTGCCCAATCCAATTCTGGCCCAACTCTAAATATATACCCATTTCAACATACATTGCACTCCTAATAGAGGCCCAATTTCTCTCTCTACCTGAATTAAACTTGACAAGCCCAACCCAAGAATAGAGAAGGCCTCTCTCTCATTCCAAATTTCTTCTTAGAAAAGCAGACAAGATAGAGGAGTTGCAGGTAATTATACTATATATCTTAATTATGATGCTTAATTCAACACATATAAACTGCCTTGTACAGTTGTACAATAATGCATTCATATCATAGACTGTATTATCTCTATTAATAACACTAATGAACTCTTATTGGCTTAAATCCTCTTACGTTGAACATTTCATTATGCCAGCTAATGATGAATTAATCAGCTTATCATTTCTTAAACCTTATTATTGAGTTTTCGTCGTCGGATTGGTTGAGAAATAATGAGGGATAATTATATAttgaatgaagaagaagaagaagacaagatAATGTGCTGCCTTGTTGATAATAAAACAATTGGTGATAGAAAACATATTagtatttcaaatattgtttaTGAATAAATTGTCTTGTTCATGCAAGCTACCACATGTTCACGCGTAAAGATGCCTCGATGAGATTGAATTctatttaaaaattgaaaaacaaagACTTAGAAGTTAGATCTAAAGATAAATTTTGTCAACTCTTGTTCAATTTGCACCaattaattctctctctctctctctttctctctcacgcACACATAATCTCACACACACAGCAACTTTTGTAAAGCCTTGTTAAGTTTGCAGCaattctcactctctctctctcacacacacacatagccaATTTTGTGAACTCTTGTTCAGTTTGCATCaattctctccctctctcacacacacatccACATAGCCAATTTTGTGAACTCTTGTTTAGTTTGcctcaattctctctctctcacacacacatccACATAGCAAATTTTGTAAGCTCTTGCTCAGTTTGCATCAATTCTCTCtttcacacacacacccacATCAAATTTTGTATACTCTAGTTCAGTTTGCACCAATTCTCTATCTCACACACGCCGATAAAATTTTGCAAACTCTTGTTCAGTTTGGATcagttctctctctcacacacacttCCACGTAGCAAATTTTGCAAACTCTTATTAAGAAAATGTTTGCAGAAACAGATCTTCTTGGAAAAGCAGACAAGGTAAAGGAGTTGCAGCTAATTACTATCTTATGATGCTTAATTCAACACATATTAAACTGTCTTGTGCAATAATGAATTCATATCATAGACTATATTATCTATATTAATAACATTAATGAACTCTAATCATTCTGTTGTATATTGTCTGTGGATGTGCAGCTTAGTCTCTGGAGTTTTGTTTTTGACAGGGAACTGTGTTATTGAAGTTAAAGCCGAGAGTAGGGAAGGTGAGGATGAATTTCGATTCTGCTTGTTgacaggggcggatccaggattcaatgttagggggggctgaatctattggactacggtgcttgaaaatatttacacggggcccccgaagcaaatttttttgagcattccgtacacttcattttcatgcattttttcaacaatcacttaatataataatataattgttcgcaattcaattaattcaacatcaagtagattgaaagcatataaagacgtacttttattcatttttcttaaaaaaaatgtttcatcttctaaacaaataaactaattttcattgttagtaattagtaattttacttttacctttagaattgactcaaatttaacattaaaaattaactaagaaagaaaaaatgataaaaataatataaatgtaacaactcaatgtgttgagcaattaatatggatagttggatactataaataatgtattactatattttttcttgtatttttttatttatatacacatatatagataaaacaaaataataagaatatatatatatttaaaaaaaaaacttaaaaattgggagggggctgaagccccccctagccccccccccGGATCCGCCACTGCTTGTTGATCGTGTGTAGtgaaatttgagatttttctttttttcctctttttttggTGTTTCCTTTTGTTCTAATTGACATGTTTGCCTATAGAAATCAATCATTTCCTCTCGTGTGATATGTACTATATTCAATCGTGGGGAAAAATTCAACACACTTTTAAAACAAGTAGTGAAAGTTTAGATTTGGTGATCTTATGCATGAGACCATTGCGACTTGAATAATATTTGATACTTTGAGGTTTGTTCAGATAAAAACTTCTTATCGTGAGAATTTTTGCATTGAATCTGTAAATAATTTAGTATATTTGTTGATGAGTGCATGCAGTTTTTTATACTAATCCTACCCACCAAATCAATAATGAGCTAactaaagtactccctccgtctcatcgAAAGTGGTGCACTTTTTTTGGGCACgtgatttaaggagaataagattgtagtgtaaaggtgTATAAATGTGTGTAGGGCCACATTGTCTAGAATGAAATGCTGTATAGTGTAAACTCTTCAGCTAGCGCCACTCATTTCATCCAATTCTATTCCTTagtcttctttctctttctcactCAATTTCTTTGTTTCTCTCTCTAAGTTATCAGCACAAAGAATGGAaggaggagctgctgctgccgtTGAAGTTCTAGTTCAAAACCTCATCGACCTCTGCAAGAAAGAGATCTCTCAGATCCGAGGTCTCGACAAAGATGCAGCAAAGCTAGCTGGGAGTCTCGACGTGATAAAAAATTTCTTGAAGGATGCCGAGACGCGTGAGATCACCAGCGATGCTGTCAAGAGCTGGCTGAAGAAGCTTGAAAACGAGGCGTTCGCTGCTGACAATGTTTTGGATGAACTCAACTATCATATTCTCTCCAAAAAAATTAAGGCCACCAAACCCATGAGGGCGAAGGTACTATCATGCTTCTCATCATCCTTCAATTCTATTGCGCGTCCAAGAAAAATGGCTGTTAGAATCCAAGAAATCAATGAGAATTTGGAGTCTATTAAGAAAGAGGCCACCGAGCTTGGCCTCGTAGCGAAGCTTGAAAATGAGCCCACCTTGGTTAATACTGCTATTTTTGAAACTGATTCATTCACTGATGATCCTATTTTCATTGGAAGAGATGATGTTGGGTCGAAAATAGTTGGGATGCTTATGAATGGCATCAAAACTGATGAACGTGCAGTTTCCATCCTTCCAATTGTGGGGATGGGGGGATTGGGGAAGACGACATTGACTAGGAAAGTCTTCAATCGTCTGAAGAATGAGACTCAGTTTGGATCATATTTGTGGGTGCATGTTTCCCCAAATTTTGATGCAATAACTCTTTTCAAGAAAATTCTCAATAACTTGACATCTTGTCAAGTTGAAAATGCGAGCAGGGAAGATATTCTTGCAAAGCTTAAAGAAGCTTTGAAAGATAAAACTTATCTTCTTGTGCTTGATGATGTATGGAACCAAGATGGTTTGAAATGGGAAGATTTTATGAATTCTTTTTCGGGAGTTAGTTGTATCGAGGGAAATGCCATCGTTGTTACTACCAGAAATATGGAGGTGGCTTCAATTGTGAATACACTTCATATACATGAGTTGAAAGGCTTATCGGAGGAAGAGTGTTGGTCAATAATAAGAGCAAAAGCCTTCGGAAAAAAAGATGTTCCATCAGAATTTGAGGCCATTGGGAGAAAGATAGCAAGAAGGTGTCAAGGTTTGCCATTAGCTGCCAACATAGTTGGGGGAGTGCTACGCAATAAATCCGAGGAGAAATGGCGTTCAGTCGAGGAGAAATGGCTTTCAGCCGATGAGGGAGGAGATAATATCACAAATATATTGAGACTGAGCTTCGATAATTTGTCTTTGCCATCACTTAAGAAGTGCTTCGCATACTGTGCGATGTTTCCTAAAGGCTCCAAAATCAGCAAATGGAAACTGATTGAGATGTGGATGGCAGAAGGTTTTCTTCAAGCTGATGAAAGGGATGAGATGGAGTCCGTGGGGGAAAAATTTATCAACGTTCTTCTTCACAACTCTTTACTGCAAGTTTCATGGAGAGATAATGACGGAAATGTAAAAGAGTGTGGCATGCATGATCTTGTGCACGATCTCGCTTGTTCTGTTTCAAGTTCGTCTAACAGTACAGGTGGTAGCAGCCGAGTTCGATACATGACTCTCAAAGACAACTATTGTGGAGACGATTCAAGTCGTATCCcaaaagaaatgacaaagtCTTTGCGTACATTACTAATAACATCCAAAGCTGATATTTCTGATGTCAACTTCTCAGACTTGGAAAGTTTGCATGTTTTACATCTTCACTCTGAAGTTAAAAAGCTGCCAAGTTCGATTCGGAAGTTGATACATTTGAGAGATTTTGACATTTCAAAGACAAGAATTAGATATTTGCCGGATTGGATTGGTGAATTCTTTCACTTGCAGACGTTGAGAGTTGACTCAAGATGGTTGAGAAAACTGCCAAGTACGATTAAGTACTTGATTAACTTGAGGCATCTTTATATTACTAAGGATGTAGAGTACTTGCCTATGGGAATTGGGAGATTAACTTGTCTCCAAACGCTAACGCACTTTCCAGTGGGCGACGACTACGAGAATGGCTGCAAAATTGAAGAGGTCGGAAGTTTGAATAATCTTAAAGGAGAGTTACGGATTCGCAATCTCAAAAGGGTTCATGACAAGGAAGAGGCTTGGAAAGCGAATTtattcaaaaagtcaaaaatattGAAGTTGAGTTTGGAATGGGATAGATATTTCAGAAGAGAAGGTGGAACATATGATGAGGATGTATTGGAAGGCCTTCAACCTCACTCAGATCTGAGGCAGTTAGTGATTTACGGATTCAAAGGCAGTAGGTTTCCATTATGGACTCAGAAGATGTCAGTTCGAGATGCGCCTCAAGGCTCTTGGCTGCTACTTAACAACTTAATGTCGTTAACACTCTGGGACTGCAGAGAATGTGAAGAGATCCCAATGTTGGGGCACTTGCCCAATCTCAAGTCCCTTAAGTTGAGAGAATGGAGGAAGTTGAAGTGTATAAATTCATCATTCTACGGAATGGTGAACAAGGACACACGCATTGTTTTTCCAGCTCTCGAGAAGTTCCAATTGTATCAGATGCCTAAGCTGGCAGAGTGGGCAGAAATAGAAATTTCGGATGGAAGTGAAGTGAAGTTATTTCCTCGCCTCCAACATTTGGAAATTAAGCATTGCAAGCAATTGATGAGTGTTCCAATGTTGGGGCAGTTGCCCAATCTCAAGTCCCTTCGGTTGGAAGGATTGTGGAATTTGAAGTGTATAAATTCATC is a window encoding:
- the LOC130997003 gene encoding putative disease resistance protein RGA3; this encodes MEGGAAAAVEVLVQNLIDLCKKEISQIRGLDKDAAKLAGSLDVIKNFLKDAETREITSDAVKSWLKKLENEAFAADNVLDELNYHILSKKIKATKPMRAKVLSCFSSSFNSIARPRKMAVRIQEINENLESIKKEATELGLVAKLENEPTLVNTAIFETDSFTDDPIFIGRDDVGSKIVGMLMNGIKTDERAVSILPIVGMGGLGKTTLTRKVFNRLKNETQFGSYLWVHVSPNFDAITLFKKILNNLTSCQVENASREDILAKLKEALKDKTYLLVLDDVWNQDGLKWEDFMNSFSGVSCIEGNAIVVTTRNMEVASIVNTLHIHELKGLSEEECWSIIRAKAFGKKDVPSEFEAIGRKIARRCQGLPLAANIVGGVLRNKSEEKWRSVEEKWLSADEGGDNITNILRLSFDNLSLPSLKKCFAYCAMFPKGSKISKWKLIEMWMAEGFLQADERDEMESVGEKFINVLLHNSLLQVSWRDNDGNVKECGMHDLVHDLACSVSSSSNSTGGSSRVRYMTLKDNYCGDDSSRIPKEMTKSLRTLLITSKADISDVNFSDLESLHVLHLHSEVKKLPSSIRKLIHLRDFDISKTRIRYLPDWIGEFFHLQTLRVDSRWLRKLPSTIKYLINLRHLYITKDVEYLPMGIGRLTCLQTLTHFPVGDDYENGCKIEEVGSLNNLKGELRIRNLKRVHDKEEAWKANLFKKSKILKLSLEWDRYFRREGGTYDEDVLEGLQPHSDLRQLVIYGFKGSRFPLWTQKMSVRDAPQGSWLLLNNLMSLTLWDCRECEEIPMLGHLPNLKSLKLREWRKLKCINSSFYGMVNKDTRIVFPALEKFQLYQMPKLAEWAEIEISDGSEVKLFPRLQHLEIKHCKQLMSVPMLGQLPNLKSLRLEGLWNLKCINSSFYGMVNKDTHIVFPALETFQLYQMPKLAEWAEIEISDGSEVKLFPRLQHLEIYRCEQLMSVPMLGHLPNLKSLELKKLSNLECINSSFYGMVNKDTRIVFPALEKFTLEDMPMLAEWAEIEISDGSEVKLFPRLKHLEINECEQLMSVPSLGQLPNLKSLVLIGLSNLKCINSSFYGMVNKDTRIVFPALEKLELYRMPKLAEWAEIEISDGSEVKLFPRLQHLDIYFCEQLKSVPSHVSSCLQHLSISGIGVECLPADWLLSNSETLSYLRIVYCQNLREISDRWGEEESEGRSFTITSLPIFPRLTYLDIEGVPKLSLETVDAMRRLEAGAYKFIEP